GGGCGTCTGGCATATGAGCATTGAAGTTCTGTCCTTCAATATTGGGATCATATTATCGATCTACATGGCCATCGTCAAAGGTTGATGGGCGATGAAAGATCCATTAGCACTTGAGAATCGAAGGCGGATCTTCGAGCACATCGGTAAAAAGCCGGGGACGCATATCAGGGAAATGGAGAGGGAGCTCGGGCTCTCGATAGGGGTCCTTACGTACCATCTTGACCAGCTTGAGATGTCAGGGCTCATAAGGTCAGAGGGCGAAAATCGTAAGAGCTACTTCCGCACCAAGGACTTCACCAAAGCGGATAGACAATTGATAGCGAACCTCCGTTCCAAGAGGGCAGAGCAGATTGCCCTTGCCCTATTGGAAAAGGATGGGTTGTCCTTCAGGGAGATAAGAGAAAAATTGAGGGTATCAAATTCTACCCTGTCTTATCATATGGGTCGCCTTGAAAGGATGGAGATAGTAACAACATCAAAAGTGGAACGGGAAAAGGTGTACCATCTTAAGGACAGGGAAGCGGTTCATCTTGCCCTCATGACCATCGAAAAGACAGAGGACCCAGTGGCTATCTTTATTCGAATATGGGACGCATTAAGCAAGAAAGAATAGGAGCTTACCCGGAGTCGTTCTCATTGATATATTTTTTGTAATGGTAGGTGTTAGAAAAA
This genomic window from Methanomassiliicoccales archaeon contains:
- a CDS encoding winged helix-turn-helix transcriptional regulator, producing the protein MKDPLALENRRRIFEHIGKKPGTHIREMERELGLSIGVLTYHLDQLEMSGLIRSEGENRKSYFRTKDFTKADRQLIANLRSKRAEQIALALLEKDGLSFREIREKLRVSNSTLSYHMGRLERMEIVTTSKVEREKVYHLKDREAVHLALMTIEKTEDPVAIFIRIWDALSKKE